From the genome of Malus domestica chromosome 04, GDT2T_hap1, one region includes:
- the LOC103433076 gene encoding uncharacterized protein, which produces MKGVYSAPGDYIYFKSQVPLHKIPIGTKQWRYYDFGPKVVPPLICLPGTAGTADVCYKQIMSLSMKGYRVISVDIPRVWNHHEWILAFEKFLDAIDVHHIHIYGTSLGGFLAQLFAQHRPRRVRSLILSNTFLDTRSFSAAMPWAPVISWTPSFLLKRYVLTGIHDGPHEPFIADSVDFVVSQVETLSREDLASRLTLTTDAASVGPLLLTDSFITIMDTNDYSGIPQQLKDEVGERYPDARRAQLKSGGDFPFLSRPDEVNLHLQLHLRRVGVEPRPDLVPGFSKGGGGSSSKENEKKDEKKDPEDPPKDDRGNPDNPFAETRLPPAPESSESRSSDNQLVSNAKFCHVGNEDMMVSLPSGFLNNQHAIATEFVMRLSWEIFALHLHSYHVVSLYISLNCNRKLRPLV; this is translated from the exons ATGAAAGGCGTCTACTCGGCGCCCGGAGATTACATCTACTTCAAGTCCCAGGTCCCTCTTCACAAGATCCCT ATTGGCACAAAGCAGTGGCGATACTAtgattttggcccaaaagtggTACCTCCTCTTATTTGTCTTCCTGGAACAGCAGGGACAGCCGATGTCTGCTACAAGCAGATCATGTCATTGTCCATGAAG GGTTATCGGGTGATTTCTGTTGATATTCCACGTGTATGGAATCATCATGAGTGGATTCTAGCATTCGAGAAATTCTTGGATGCTATTGATGTTCATCAC ATACATATCTATGGTACATCCCTTGGGGGCTTCTTGGCTCAACTTTTTGCTCAGCATCGTCCAAGACGAGTTCGATCATTGATACTATCAAACACATTTTTGGACACGCGCAGCTTCTCTGCAGCAATGCCTTGGGCTCCCGT CATTAGTTGGACCCCTTCTTTTTTGTTGAAAAGATATGTCTTGACCGGAATACATGATGGCCCCCATGAGCCATTTATAGCAGATTCAGTGGACTTCGTTGTTTCTCAG GTTGAGACGCTCTCAAGAGAGGATCTGGCCTCCAGGTTGACTTTAACAACTGATGCTGCTTCAGTTGGACCTCTGTTGCTTACCGATTCATTCATCACTATAATGGAT ACAAATGACTACAGTGGGATTCCTCAACAACTCAAAGATGAAGTTGGTGAAAGGTATCCTGACGCAAGGCGAGCACAGTTGAAGAGTGGGGGAGATTTTCCATTCCTGTCCCGACCGGATGAAGTCAACTTACATCTTCAG CTGCATCTAAGACGTGTTGGTGTGGAACCTCGACCTGACTTGGTTCCAGGTTTTTCAAAGGGAGGTGGTGGTAGTTCTAGCAAAGAGAATGAGAAAAAAGACGAGAAAAAAGATCCAGAAGATCCACCCAAGGATGATAGGGGAAACCCGGATAATCCATTTGCAGAAACTCGGCTACCTCCTGCTCCAGAAAGTTCAGAATCTCGTAGCTCAGACAACCAGCTTGTCAGCAACGCAAAATTTTGCCACGTCGGTAATGAAGACATGATGGTTTCCTTGCCTTCTGGATTCTTGAATAACCAACATGCTATAGCCACTGAATTcgttatgcgacttagttgggaAATATTCGCTCTTCATCTGCATTCATATCATGTGGTATCGTTGTACATAAGTCTGAACTGTAATCGGAAGCTCAGGCCTCTTGTGTAA
- the LOC103433077 gene encoding probable calcium-binding protein CML13 translates to MGKDLSDDQVSSMKEAFTLFDTDNDGKIAPSELGILMRSLGGNPTQAQLKSIVAEEKITAPFDFPRFLDLMAKHMKPEPFDRQLRDAFKVLDKDSTGFVSVSELRHILTSIGEKLEPSEFDEWIREVDVGSDGKIKYEDFIARMVAK, encoded by the coding sequence ATGGGCAAAGATCTGAGCGATGACCAAGTATCGTCGATGAAGGAGGCGTTCACGCTCTTCGACACCGACAACGACGGCAAGATTGCTCCGTCGGAGCTCGGGATCCTAATGCGATCGCTCGGCGGCAACCCGACCCAGGCCCAACTCAAATCCATAGTCGCCGAGGAGAAGATCACCGCCCCCTTCGACTTCCCTCGCTTCCTCGACCTCATGGCCAAGCACATGAAGCCCGAGCCCTTCGATCGCCAGCTCCGCGACGCCTTCAAGGTCCTCGACAAGGACTCAACCGGCTTCGTGTCCGTGTCGGAGCTCCGGCACATCCTCACCAGCATCGGCGAGAAATTGGAGCCGTCCGAGTTCGACGAGTGGATCCGGGAGGTGGATGTCGGGTCCGATGGCAAGATCAAATACGAGGACTTCATTGCCAGAATGGTGGCCAAGTGA